The DNA segment CATTCTCATTTGGATATGCGTCTTGTCAATGTTACGGGCCATCTCGCCGCCTAATGCATCAAGTTCTCGTACGACAATCCCTTTTGCCGGTCCTCCAACGGATGGATTACACGGCATAAACGCAACGGCATCGAGGTTCAGTGTCAGCATTAGTGTGTTTGCACCCATGCGTGCAGAAGCAAGCCCTGCTTCTACTCCTGCATGACCTGCCCCAATCACAATGACATCAAATTCTCCACCTTGATAGCTCATCGTTCATCCTTCTTTCTATATTTTAGTCTCACTTGTTTATTTCCCTAAACAGAACTGGGAGAACAGCTGGTCAATCAAGCTATCCTGCACACTATCGCCGATAATTTCTCCAAGCAGTTCCCATGTTCTGGTGACATCAATTTGAATTAAATCAATCGGCATACCTGAATCGGTTGCTTCAAGGGCATCCTGCGCCGTCTGCTTCGCCTGCTCAAGTAAAGCGATATGTCTAGTGTTTGATACATAGGTTGCATCTTCACCTTCAATCGCCCCTTCAAAAAACAGCGCCGCAATGGCTTCTTCTAAGTCTTCCAATCCTTTATCTTCTATAAAAGCTGTGGTCACAACAGGACGTCCCGCTGCAAGCTCTTTCACTCTGTCCAAATTAATGGCACGGGGTACATCGACCTTGTTAACGATAACCACTGCATTCATGTCTGCAGTCGCTTCAAACAACGCTTCATCCTCAGGTGAGAGCTCTTCCCCGTGGTTTACCACAAGTAATATTAAATCCGCTTCGCGTAGTGCCTTACGTGATCGTTCCACGCCTAATCGCTCAACGATATCTTCTGTTTCGCGAATCCCAGCCGTATCAACTAAGCGCAAGGGAACTCCACGAACATTTACGTACTCTTCAAGTGTATCACGCGTTGTACCCGGAATGTCTGTCACAATGGCTTTATTTTCATGAACGAGGCTATTCATGAGAGACGACTTTCCAACATTCGGTCTTCCGATAATCGCTGTAGCAAGCCCTTCTCGAAGAATTTTACCCTGGCCTGCTGTTCTTAACAGCTTATCCACTTCTTCGATCACAAACCCTACTTTTTCAACCATAATGTCATGAGTCATCTCTTCCGCATCGTATTCAGGGTAGTCGATATTCACTTCGACTTGAGCGACTGTTTCAAGAAGCTCTTGACGTAGCTGCTTAATCTTGCCCGACAAACGCCCCTCAAGCTGTCCGAGTGCCACATTCATAGCTCGATCTGTTTTTGCACGGATCAAGTCCATAACACCTTCTGCTTGAGATAAATCGATTCGTCCATTTAAAAAGGCTCGTTTCGTGAATTCTCCAGGTTCCGCCAGCCTCGCTCCATGTTTTAGCGCAAGCTGAAGAACTCGGTTAACAGACACTAACCCACCATGACAGTTGATTTCAACGACATCCTCTCGTGTAAATGTACGAGGAGCTCGCATCACGCTTATCATTGCTTCTTCTACCTTACTTGTGCCGTCCGTAATGTGACCGTAGACAATGGAATGAGACGCTACATCCTGAAGCGGATTTTTTCCTTCATATAAATGCGACGCTATCGAAATCGCTTCGTCACCGCTTAGTCTAACTATTCCAATAGCCCCTTCTCCTTGAGCCGTTGAAATCGCTGCAATGGTGTCAAATTCTGTTATCATCGTCGTCACCTCCTACTTTGTTTTCCATGTAATCTATTTGTTCATACGCTACCTTATCAGTCCGCTTCTAATGTAATAGAATAGCACAGACCTAGCCGAAAAGCTACGAACCAGCAAGCCCTCATTAATGGGAATATGAGGGTATTGGTGCGTTCTCATTCTACAATTCGACCCTTTTATGGATGAAAGACGAAGAACGGACAATCCTAGTCAGTGATTGTCCGTTCAACCTATTGCTATCCATTAGTCATTCGACTTTTTGACAATTACGTGTCGGTTGGTACCTTTTCCTTTTGAAACCGTTGTGACGCCTTTTTTCTTATAGAGAATTTGATGCACAATCTTTCGGTCGCGTGAATTCATCGGCTCAAGTGGAATCCCTTCCTCTTGTTTAGCTGCCTTATCACCTACGCGATGAGCAAGCTCACGCAAAAGTTCATACCTCTTTGAACGGTAGTCCCCAACATCAACCTGAAACGCTTGGTACTTTACTTTGTGTCGGTTAGCCGCTAATTCAACTAAATATTCGAGCGAATCTAACGTTTGTCCACGTTTTCCAATTAACCTGGCAGCATCTCGTTCCTCTTCACATTGAATGGAAAGAAGACAACCTTCACTCGTAATCTTTTGCTCGATTGACGCATCAATTCCCATCTCACTTACCGTTTTCGTCAAAAACGAATACGCCACTTCTATGGGATCAGGAATGGCCGTTGCTTCAACAAGCGCTTTTCTCGCACCAAACCCTAGAAACCCTTTTTTAGGCTCTTCAAGAACTTCATAAGATAGACGCTCTTTTGGAACATCAAGCTCTTTTAGTGCCTCTTCAATGGCTTCACTTACGCTTTTTCCTGTTACCCTTATTTTTAGCTTTAGGCTTTGGTTTTGACTGAGATTGAGGTGCTTTGACATCTGTTTTCCCTCCAACGCCCGCTTTCGCAGCCTTCCGTTGTTCTACGTTCGGGCCCGTAATAAAGTACGTTTGAGCAATCATAAATACGTTACCTACAACCCAGTAAAGAATAACTGCTGATGGCAGGAAGAAGCCAAATACCGTAATCATAATTGGCATGAGGTAAAGCAAGATTTGCATCTGTGGGTTGTTTTGAACCATCATCATTTTTTGCTGAATAAATGTAGCCGCCCCTGCGATAATCGGTAGAAGGAAGATCGGATCGGATACATCTAACGTAAACCACAAAAATGTATTCCCGCTAATCTCTGTTGTTCTCATAATTGCGTGGTAAAGGGCTAATAGGATCGGCATCTGAATCACAAGCGGCAAACAGCCGGCAAATGGATTCACACCTTTTTCTTGATAGAGTCCCATTAATTCCTTCTGTAGCTTCTGCTGTGTTACCTGATCCTTCGCACTATGTTTCTCGCGCAAACGCTGCATCTCAGGCTGTAGTAATTGCATAGCTTTCATGCTTTTTGTTTGTTTAATCATTAGTGGCATGATCACCAATCGAATCAATACGGTTAAGGCAATAATTGCGATTCCGTAACTGTTAAAGAAATTAGCAAATCGAATAATGAGCCAGGAAACCGGATACACAAAGAAGCTATTCCAAATTCCCTCACTATTACTAGTAATCGGTTCATTTACACTGAAACATCCGGTTAAAAGAAATAGCAGACCAAATGAAACAATGAATAACCCAAACTTATTCTTCACTCTTTCACACCCTCTGCACAACTTAATCTTTCTTTGATGCATGCTCGGAGCTTCTTCTGCTGACACCTGCTTTTTTCATTACATGTGCTAGGCTTGCATGAAACTCATAATAGTCCATAGTAGC comes from the Alkalihalobacillus sp. FSL W8-0930 genome and includes:
- the spoIIIJ gene encoding YidC family membrane integrase SpoIIIJ, encoding MKNKFGLFIVSFGLLFLLTGCFSVNEPITSNSEGIWNSFFVYPVSWLIIRFANFFNSYGIAIIALTVLIRLVIMPLMIKQTKSMKAMQLLQPEMQRLREKHSAKDQVTQQKLQKELMGLYQEKGVNPFAGCLPLVIQMPILLALYHAIMRTTEISGNTFLWFTLDVSDPIFLLPIIAGAATFIQQKMMMVQNNPQMQILLYLMPIMITVFGFFLPSAVILYWVVGNVFMIAQTYFITGPNVEQRKAAKAGVGGKTDVKAPQSQSKPKPKAKNKGNRKKRK
- the jag gene encoding RNA-binding cell elongation regulator Jag/EloR — translated: MSKHLNLSQNQSLKLKIRVTGKSVSEAIEEALKELDVPKERLSYEVLEEPKKGFLGFGARKALVEATAIPDPIEVAYSFLTKTVSEMGIDASIEQKITSEGCLLSIQCEEERDAARLIGKRGQTLDSLEYLVELAANRHKVKYQAFQVDVGDYRSKRYELLRELAHRVGDKAAKQEEGIPLEPMNSRDRKIVHQILYKKKGVTTVSKGKGTNRHVIVKKSND
- the mnmE gene encoding tRNA uridine-5-carboxymethylaminomethyl(34) synthesis GTPase MnmE; this translates as MITEFDTIAAISTAQGEGAIGIVRLSGDEAISIASHLYEGKNPLQDVASHSIVYGHITDGTSKVEEAMISVMRAPRTFTREDVVEINCHGGLVSVNRVLQLALKHGARLAEPGEFTKRAFLNGRIDLSQAEGVMDLIRAKTDRAMNVALGQLEGRLSGKIKQLRQELLETVAQVEVNIDYPEYDAEEMTHDIMVEKVGFVIEEVDKLLRTAGQGKILREGLATAIIGRPNVGKSSLMNSLVHENKAIVTDIPGTTRDTLEEYVNVRGVPLRLVDTAGIRETEDIVERLGVERSRKALREADLILLVVNHGEELSPEDEALFEATADMNAVVIVNKVDVPRAINLDRVKELAAGRPVVTTAFIEDKGLEDLEEAIAALFFEGAIEGEDATYVSNTRHIALLEQAKQTAQDALEATDSGMPIDLIQIDVTRTWELLGEIIGDSVQDSLIDQLFSQFCLGK